In Nocardioides marinus, one DNA window encodes the following:
- a CDS encoding mechanosensitive ion channel domain-containing protein, whose product MPRPLAADSTVLPPVTWEGVALGLAVLVVGYLVGRALGWAVGHVLLWRGRSPSASAMFATLTRWVVLVVAFAATVTVIFPSVQPVNALGGIGVLSIAAGIAFQTVLGNMFAGIVILARDTFRVDDQVAIRDVAGTVTAVSLTSTSVRTFDGRLVHVPNAVVHSEVVTVQTGYEQVRSTVAVDIDDAADLDLAVRVAERSMLTVPGVLADPPPQALLQEVGTATVRMDLRFWSGARQMETRIAQHEVIRAVLRGLSDAGVKTGSDVVTVTATPELLAALGQRERGEQSERS is encoded by the coding sequence GTGCCCCGACCGCTCGCCGCCGACTCGACCGTCCTGCCCCCAGTGACCTGGGAGGGGGTCGCGCTCGGCCTCGCGGTGCTGGTCGTCGGCTACCTGGTCGGCCGGGCCCTGGGATGGGCCGTCGGGCACGTGCTGCTGTGGCGGGGTCGCTCGCCGAGTGCCAGCGCGATGTTCGCGACGCTGACCCGATGGGTGGTGCTGGTGGTCGCCTTCGCAGCGACCGTGACGGTCATCTTCCCCAGCGTGCAGCCCGTCAACGCGCTCGGTGGCATCGGGGTGCTCTCGATCGCGGCGGGCATCGCGTTCCAGACGGTGCTCGGCAACATGTTCGCCGGCATCGTGATCCTGGCGCGTGACACCTTCCGCGTCGACGACCAGGTCGCGATCCGTGACGTGGCCGGCACCGTCACGGCGGTCTCGCTGACCAGCACCTCGGTGCGGACCTTCGACGGTCGACTGGTGCACGTTCCCAACGCGGTCGTGCACTCGGAGGTGGTGACGGTGCAGACCGGCTACGAGCAGGTGCGTTCCACGGTGGCTGTGGACATCGACGACGCGGCCGACCTCGACCTCGCCGTCCGCGTGGCCGAGCGGTCGATGCTCACCGTGCCGGGCGTGCTCGCCGACCCACCGCCGCAGGCGTTGCTGCAGGAGGTCGGCACCGCCACCGTCCGGATGGACCTGCGGTTCTGGTCCGGGGCCCGACAGATGGAGACCCGGATCGCCCAGCACGAGGTGATCCGTGCGGTGCTGCGCGGGCTGTCCGACGCAGGGGTCAAGACGGGGTCCGACGTCGTCACCGTCACCGCGACGCCCGAGCTCCTCGCCGCCCTGGGGCAGCGCGAGCGGGGCGAGCAGAGCGAGAGGTCCTAG